One window from the genome of Gimesia aquarii encodes:
- a CDS encoding ABC transporter substrate-binding protein — MPDERFRDSIDDEETVDEFPPVNLDQEETVDEIPPLNIQEIDKAAIGAESAANGSAKHSVGPSAKKAQSWIGRRLGKYLITGLLGQGGMGVVYQAHDASIERDVAIKLLPAELASDKNMLDRFLAEAKAAGRLTHPHVVSIYEISEAEGVHYIVMEFMSGGSADDHLDNVGPYPPIAATQIIADACEGLMVAHASGLIHRDIKPANLLQSEHGTIKVADFGLAKRIIHQSQQLTQDGQVIGTPYFMSPEQCESKSVDARSDLYAMGATYFTLLTGKHPYEDAGSVVQIMYAHCHAEVLDPRDINPLVPEACAAIIKRAMAKKPEDRYQSAEEMLTDLRNINSDSHKFNTTKIVSQEELEGSSPDKSTKPRWRGKIFNTIIFVMTFLLLTAVPYYVWNGNGSKETTQNPLAKKQAGQLAQGVTADKIILGTSTAMSDANKELGFNMVMGMKACFQSVNAAGGIGGRQIELIVKDDAYDPHQALDNMHELFEDDKVFAVIGNVGTPTAKLTVPYANENQYLFFAPMTGAQNLRRNPPDRYVFNLRASYADETAAMVNYFVEKKRLSPDKIAVFAQNDSFGDDGFAGVAKALEKYKVLPENIIRVGYERKTTQITDAITEIEQNQDRIDALIMVSTYKPAALMVQQLKDRKLDIQVAAVSFVGSEFLAQQFKEMGPEYAEGVIVTQVVPYYLSSATGVLRYRDALKKYYPLLKPGFISLEGFLAAECFVEGLKKVEESGEALTTENMINELEKINNLDLGFGPIINFGPSRHQASHQVWGTVLDQNANYKELDMK; from the coding sequence GTGCCGGACGAACGTTTCAGGGATTCCATCGATGATGAAGAAACAGTAGATGAGTTCCCTCCTGTGAATCTCGATCAGGAGGAAACGGTAGACGAAATCCCCCCACTCAATATTCAGGAAATTGATAAAGCCGCTATCGGAGCTGAAAGTGCTGCGAACGGTTCTGCCAAACACTCTGTAGGTCCCTCAGCTAAGAAAGCACAATCCTGGATTGGCAGGCGCCTAGGAAAATACCTGATTACCGGTCTGCTGGGCCAGGGGGGCATGGGAGTCGTTTATCAGGCGCATGATGCTTCTATCGAGCGAGATGTCGCTATCAAGCTATTACCGGCGGAACTCGCATCCGATAAAAATATGCTGGACCGCTTTTTGGCCGAAGCGAAAGCAGCCGGTCGCTTAACCCATCCTCATGTGGTTTCAATTTACGAAATTAGTGAAGCCGAGGGCGTCCATTATATTGTGATGGAATTCATGTCGGGGGGAAGTGCCGACGATCATTTAGATAATGTTGGACCCTATCCTCCGATAGCAGCAACGCAGATTATTGCTGATGCTTGCGAGGGGTTGATGGTGGCGCATGCTTCCGGGCTGATTCACAGAGATATTAAACCAGCGAACCTACTGCAATCTGAGCATGGTACAATTAAAGTCGCTGACTTTGGGCTGGCGAAAAGAATCATCCATCAGTCACAACAACTGACTCAAGACGGGCAGGTGATTGGCACGCCCTATTTCATGAGTCCTGAACAATGTGAATCAAAATCAGTGGATGCACGTAGTGATCTCTATGCGATGGGAGCCACTTATTTTACATTGCTGACGGGCAAACATCCCTATGAGGATGCGGGCAGTGTCGTACAAATTATGTATGCGCACTGTCATGCTGAAGTGCTTGATCCACGTGATATCAATCCACTCGTTCCAGAAGCGTGTGCCGCAATTATCAAGCGAGCGATGGCCAAAAAGCCCGAAGACCGCTATCAGTCTGCAGAGGAAATGCTGACCGATTTACGCAACATTAATTCTGATTCACATAAATTCAATACGACAAAAATTGTCTCTCAGGAAGAGCTCGAAGGCTCCTCACCAGACAAATCGACAAAGCCTCGTTGGCGTGGCAAAATTTTCAATACGATTATCTTTGTCATGACTTTTTTACTCCTGACAGCGGTCCCTTATTATGTCTGGAATGGAAATGGAAGTAAGGAGACAACTCAGAATCCTTTAGCGAAGAAACAGGCGGGGCAGCTTGCACAAGGAGTGACCGCCGACAAAATCATCCTCGGCACGTCGACTGCCATGTCAGACGCAAATAAAGAGTTGGGGTTTAATATGGTGATGGGGATGAAAGCCTGCTTCCAGTCCGTTAATGCAGCAGGAGGCATAGGGGGGCGTCAAATTGAACTGATCGTAAAAGACGATGCCTATGACCCTCATCAAGCTTTGGACAATATGCATGAGCTTTTTGAAGACGATAAAGTATTTGCCGTGATCGGCAATGTGGGGACTCCTACTGCAAAGTTGACTGTTCCCTATGCCAACGAAAATCAATACCTCTTTTTTGCACCGATGACAGGGGCTCAAAATTTGAGGCGTAATCCCCCTGATCGCTATGTGTTCAATCTTCGTGCCAGCTATGCCGATGAAACGGCGGCAATGGTTAATTATTTTGTCGAGAAGAAACGTCTTTCCCCAGACAAAATTGCCGTCTTCGCTCAGAATGATTCCTTTGGCGATGATGGTTTTGCAGGTGTTGCCAAAGCACTCGAAAAATACAAAGTGCTACCGGAGAACATCATTCGAGTTGGTTACGAGCGGAAGACGACCCAGATCACAGATGCGATTACTGAGATCGAGCAAAACCAGGATCGGATTGATGCGTTGATTATGGTCTCAACGTATAAACCGGCTGCTTTGATGGTTCAGCAATTGAAAGATCGTAAGCTTGATATTCAAGTGGCTGCGGTCTCTTTTGTCGGTAGCGAGTTTTTGGCACAACAATTTAAAGAAATGGGCCCAGAATATGCGGAAGGTGTTATCGTAACCCAGGTTGTTCCCTATTACCTTTCCAGCGCAACCGGGGTGCTCCGTTATCGTGATGCCTTGAAAAAATATTACCCGCTTTTGAAGCCTGGCTTCATTTCGCTTGAGGGGTTTCTGGCCGCCGAATGTTTCGTGGAAGGCTTGAAAAAAGTGGAAGAATCGGGTGAAGCATTAACAACGGAAAATATGATCAACGAACTGGAAAAGATTAACAATCTCGACCTGGGATTCGGTCCGATTATTAATTTTGGTCCTTCCAGACATCAGGCTTCCCATCAAGTTTGGGGAACTGTGCTTGATCAAAATGCGAACTACAAAGAACTCGATATGAAATAG
- a CDS encoding DUF1549 and DUF1553 domain-containing protein, giving the protein MITLKNAISPRLFFLNILYSLALILASSTVTMGAETKSPVSFVNDVVPVLTKAGCNMGVCHAKAGGGQNGFQLSLLGFEPLEDFESIVKEGHGRRLFPAVPSKSLLLTKASNVTPHGGGTKLPRDSEGYAILRRWIEEGAKFSTGNEPTLVSVSVQPESGLVNMDGEQQLKALAKYSDGSVRDVTHRALYESNLTSMAEVSEEGVVKVHDIPGKVAIMVRYQGKVAVFTAAVPLGAPVTKVPEAKNFVDEHVFANLKQLGIPPSDVCDDATFLRRVTLDICGRFPTQKEVAAFMASTDANKRDQAVEALLRSPNYADYFASKWAPLLKNRRDAASDITSNFAFHAWIRDGLLANVPYDQLVRELLGATGTVVGNPPVAWYKRVKDPKEQLEDIAQLFLGVRMQCAQCHHHPFERWSQDDYYSFAAFFSQIGRKPTGTRGEDLIFHKRGVAKAKNVKSGEMLTPVALGDDIGEISPDEDPRLRLGAWMSSKDNPFFAKALVNRYWKHFFKRALIEPEDDIRDTNPPTNPQLLAALEDHFVKSGFDLKTLVKVITQSRAYQLSSKPNEYNLIDRQNYSRFYPRRLQAEVLLDAIDDLTGSTTTFANLPPGTRAIALPDNSYNKSAFLKVFGRPNSASVCECERIQSSSLAQSLHLINSYEIKRKLSTSTGRAALMAKSDKKPEENVTELYLAAFARKPRPEEMQTAIKYLTEPLMDTNGKPIKNKKVSNKDYQDLIWALMNTKEFLFTH; this is encoded by the coding sequence ATGATTACATTGAAAAATGCGATTTCACCACGTCTGTTCTTTCTAAACATTCTTTATTCTCTGGCTCTGATTCTCGCTTCTTCGACTGTCACAATGGGAGCAGAAACAAAGTCTCCTGTGAGTTTCGTCAATGATGTCGTCCCGGTGCTGACCAAAGCGGGTTGCAACATGGGGGTCTGTCATGCCAAAGCGGGGGGAGGTCAGAACGGTTTTCAATTATCGCTCCTGGGTTTTGAGCCACTCGAAGATTTTGAGAGCATCGTGAAAGAGGGCCATGGTCGTCGCCTTTTTCCTGCTGTTCCTTCGAAAAGTCTTCTCCTGACAAAAGCCTCGAATGTGACCCCCCATGGTGGAGGGACCAAGCTCCCTCGCGATTCGGAAGGTTATGCAATTCTTCGCAGATGGATTGAAGAAGGTGCGAAGTTTTCAACCGGTAATGAACCAACTTTGGTCTCCGTCAGTGTTCAACCAGAGTCAGGGTTGGTCAACATGGATGGCGAGCAGCAACTCAAGGCGCTAGCAAAGTATTCTGATGGAAGTGTTCGTGATGTGACTCATCGTGCACTTTATGAATCGAACCTGACTTCCATGGCAGAGGTCTCCGAAGAAGGTGTTGTAAAAGTTCACGATATTCCCGGAAAAGTTGCCATTATGGTACGCTATCAGGGAAAGGTGGCTGTCTTCACAGCGGCTGTGCCCTTGGGAGCACCGGTTACAAAAGTACCCGAAGCCAAGAACTTTGTTGATGAGCATGTGTTTGCCAACTTGAAACAACTGGGTATTCCACCATCAGATGTTTGTGACGATGCGACTTTTCTGCGTCGAGTGACTTTAGATATCTGTGGTCGCTTTCCGACTCAAAAAGAAGTGGCTGCTTTTATGGCGAGTACCGATGCCAATAAACGTGACCAAGCTGTCGAAGCGTTATTACGCAGTCCGAATTACGCGGATTACTTCGCTTCCAAGTGGGCTCCGCTCCTTAAAAACCGTCGTGATGCCGCCAGCGACATTACTTCGAACTTTGCCTTTCATGCCTGGATTCGAGATGGTTTGCTGGCAAACGTTCCCTATGATCAGTTAGTACGTGAATTACTGGGGGCGACGGGGACTGTCGTCGGGAACCCGCCTGTCGCTTGGTACAAACGGGTAAAAGATCCCAAGGAACAGCTGGAAGATATTGCTCAACTGTTTTTGGGTGTGCGAATGCAGTGTGCCCAATGTCATCATCATCCCTTCGAACGCTGGAGCCAGGACGACTATTACAGCTTTGCCGCCTTCTTCTCACAAATTGGACGCAAGCCAACCGGCACGCGTGGTGAAGATCTCATTTTTCACAAACGAGGAGTTGCCAAGGCAAAGAACGTCAAATCGGGAGAGATGCTAACGCCCGTCGCTCTTGGAGATGATATTGGCGAGATTAGTCCAGACGAAGACCCACGGCTGAGGCTCGGAGCATGGATGAGTTCTAAAGACAATCCGTTCTTTGCCAAGGCGTTGGTCAATCGATATTGGAAGCACTTTTTCAAACGGGCTTTAATCGAACCTGAAGACGATATCCGGGATACGAATCCACCTACCAATCCGCAACTGCTGGCAGCTTTGGAAGACCACTTTGTAAAATCCGGATTTGATTTAAAAACGCTTGTGAAAGTAATAACTCAATCACGTGCCTATCAACTCAGTTCAAAACCGAATGAATACAATCTGATCGACCGTCAGAATTACTCGCGATTTTACCCACGTCGGTTACAGGCAGAAGTGTTACTCGATGCCATCGATGATCTCACGGGGTCGACGACCACGTTTGCCAATCTGCCGCCCGGTACACGTGCCATTGCATTACCCGATAACAGTTACAATAAATCGGCATTTCTGAAGGTTTTCGGTCGTCCGAATAGTGCCAGTGTCTGTGAATGCGAACGGATTCAATCGTCGAGTCTCGCACAGAGCCTGCATCTGATCAATTCGTATGAGATCAAGCGAAAACTGTCTACGAGCACGGGTCGTGCTGCCCTCATGGCGAAATCCGATAAAAAGCCCGAAGAAAATGTGACGGAATTGTATCTGGCAGCTTTTGCACGGAAGCCGCGACCGGAAGAAATGCAGACAGCCATCAAGTATCTGACTGAACCTTTGATGGATACAAATGGAAAACCGATTAAAAATAAAAAAGTGTCAAACAAAGACTATCAGGATTTGATCTGGGCGTTAATGAACACAAAGGAATTCCTGTTTACGCATTAG